A single genomic interval of Rhizobium leguminosarum bv. trifolii WSM1325 harbors:
- a CDS encoding Beta-ketoacyl synthase (PFAM: Beta-ketoacyl synthase~KEGG: rec:RHECIAT_CH0000144 3-oxoacyl-[acyl-carrier-protein] synthase protein) produces MRRVVVTGLGVVSSIGNDAAEVTESLRQAKSGISFSSDFAEHGFKCQVWGSPKLGSAELAELVDRRAMRFLSQGGAWNHVAMKQALADSGLEEKDYAQNERTGIIMGSGGPSTRTLIEAAEITIKNNSPKRIGPFAVPKAMSSTASATLATWFKIHGVNYSISSACSTSAHCIGNAAEMIQWGKQDVMFAGGHEDLDWTMSNLFDAMGAMSSKYNDTPDSASRAYDVNRDGFVIAGGAGVLVLEELERAKARGAKIYAEIVGYGATSDGYDMVAPSGEGAIRCMRQALATVKGDVDYVNTHGTSTPVGDSKEIGAIREVFGSKIPHIQSTKSLTGHSLGAAGVQESIYSLLMMQQGFIGESAHITELDPEFEGVPIVRKRIDDAKIDIALSNSFGFGGTNATLVFQRYNG; encoded by the coding sequence ATGAGACGGGTAGTTGTCACGGGCCTGGGTGTCGTGTCCTCGATCGGAAACGACGCGGCCGAAGTCACCGAATCCTTGCGGCAGGCAAAGTCGGGTATCTCCTTTTCGAGCGATTTCGCCGAACATGGGTTCAAGTGCCAGGTCTGGGGCAGTCCGAAGCTCGGTTCGGCGGAACTTGCCGAACTGGTCGACCGCCGCGCCATGCGCTTCCTGTCGCAGGGCGGCGCCTGGAACCATGTCGCCATGAAACAGGCACTTGCCGATTCCGGCCTGGAAGAGAAAGACTACGCTCAGAACGAGCGTACCGGCATCATCATGGGCTCCGGCGGTCCGTCCACCCGCACCCTGATCGAAGCTGCCGAGATCACCATAAAAAATAACAGCCCGAAACGCATCGGCCCCTTCGCCGTGCCGAAGGCGATGTCCTCGACCGCATCGGCCACGCTCGCCACCTGGTTCAAGATCCACGGCGTAAATTATTCGATCTCGTCGGCCTGCTCGACCTCGGCGCATTGCATCGGCAACGCCGCCGAGATGATCCAGTGGGGCAAGCAGGACGTGATGTTCGCCGGCGGCCACGAGGATCTCGACTGGACGATGTCCAACCTCTTCGACGCCATGGGCGCCATGTCCTCCAAATATAACGACACGCCGGACAGCGCCTCGCGCGCCTATGATGTCAACCGCGACGGTTTCGTCATCGCCGGCGGCGCCGGCGTGCTGGTGCTTGAGGAGCTGGAGCGCGCTAAGGCCCGCGGTGCCAAGATCTACGCAGAAATCGTCGGCTACGGCGCAACCTCGGACGGCTACGACATGGTCGCCCCCTCGGGCGAAGGCGCTATCCGCTGCATGCGCCAGGCGCTCGCCACCGTCAAAGGCGACGTCGACTACGTCAACACCCACGGCACATCGACGCCGGTCGGCGACAGCAAGGAAATCGGCGCCATCCGCGAAGTGTTCGGCTCGAAGATCCCGCATATCCAGTCGACCAAGTCGCTGACCGGCCATTCGCTTGGCGCTGCCGGGGTGCAGGAATCGATCTATTCCCTGCTGATGATGCAGCAAGGCTTCATCGGCGAAAGCGCTCATATCACCGAGCTCGATCCCGAATTCGAAGGTGTCCCGATCGTGCGCAAGCGCATCGACGACGCCAAGATCGACATTGCCCTCTCCAATTCCTTCGGCTTCGGTGGCACCAACGCCACGCTCGTCTTCCAGCGTTATAACGGATAA
- a CDS encoding short-chain dehydrogenase/reductase SDR (PFAM: short-chain dehydrogenase/reductase SDR~KEGG: rec:RHECIAT_CH0000145 enoyl-[acyl-carrier-protein] reductase (NADH) protein), producing MTGFMQGKRGLVMGVANNHSIAWGISKALAAQGAELAFTYQGDALGKRVKPLAAEVNSDFVLPCDVEDVASVDAVVDAIKERWGKLDFIVHAIGFSDKNELKGLYADTTRENFSRTMVISCFSFTEIAKRCAPLMEDGGAMLTLTYNGSTRVIPNYNVMGVAKAALEASVRYLAADYGPRGIRVNAISAGPIRTLAGAGISDARAILSWNQRNAPLRKTVTIDQVGNSALYLLSDLSSGVTGEIHFVDAGFNVTSMPTLETLSKADVE from the coding sequence ATGACGGGATTCATGCAGGGTAAGCGCGGGCTCGTTATGGGCGTCGCCAATAACCACTCGATCGCCTGGGGGATTTCAAAAGCTCTCGCCGCACAGGGTGCGGAACTCGCCTTCACCTATCAGGGCGATGCGCTCGGCAAGCGCGTCAAGCCGCTTGCTGCCGAGGTCAACTCGGATTTCGTGCTGCCCTGCGACGTCGAGGACGTCGCCTCGGTCGATGCCGTGGTCGACGCGATCAAGGAGCGCTGGGGCAAGCTCGATTTCATCGTCCATGCCATCGGTTTTTCCGACAAGAACGAGCTGAAGGGTCTCTACGCCGATACGACGCGGGAGAATTTCAGCCGCACCATGGTCATTTCCTGTTTCTCCTTCACCGAGATCGCCAAGCGCTGCGCTCCGTTGATGGAAGATGGTGGTGCGATGCTGACGCTGACCTATAATGGCTCGACGCGCGTCATCCCGAACTACAACGTCATGGGGGTTGCCAAGGCAGCGCTCGAGGCTTCGGTGCGTTATCTCGCTGCCGACTACGGCCCGCGCGGCATCCGCGTCAATGCCATTTCCGCCGGCCCGATCCGTACGCTTGCCGGCGCCGGCATCTCCGATGCGCGCGCGATCCTCTCCTGGAACCAGCGCAATGCGCCGCTGCGCAAGACCGTGACCATCGATCAGGTCGGCAACTCGGCTCTCTACCTGCTCTCCGACCTTTCCTCCGGCGTCACCGGCGAAATCCACTTCGTCGACGCCGGCTTCAACGTCACCTCCATGCCGACGCTGGAAACGCTGAGCAAAGCGGACGTCGAGTAA
- a CDS encoding methyltransferase small (PFAM: methyltransferase small~KEGG: rec:RHECIAT_CH0000146 probable rRNA (guanine-N(2)-)-methyltransferase protein~SNP /replace=G): MSSETLKTLFHPFASGTVAAPGEGERVLFLGAEAGFALPEGFAASLSAVQGFRPLYRQLLAQRIEAKPEIDGEDYDAALVLCTKHKGENEANLAAAIARTRLGGLIVVAGAKEDGIQPLRKRMEGFNIAVDYMPKYHGVAFWFGRPADADEIISKLAKAPVRVDGRFQATPGMFSHDRIDAGSELLASRLPEDFTGDVADFGAGWGYLSVEQAQKSRGLTRLDLYEADHAALEAARGNLAKNCPNAPARFFWHDLAGEPVKDKYDLVIMNPPFHEGHAADPALGQAMIKTAASALRGGGRLLLVANRGLPYEPVLAANFKESGETCRNARFKVLWAKK; the protein is encoded by the coding sequence ATGAGCAGCGAGACGCTGAAGACCCTGTTCCATCCCTTTGCCAGCGGCACAGTCGCGGCGCCCGGCGAGGGCGAGCGCGTGCTCTTCCTCGGCGCCGAGGCAGGCTTTGCGCTGCCGGAAGGCTTTGCCGCCTCGCTCAGCGCCGTCCAGGGCTTCCGGCCGCTCTATCGGCAGCTGCTGGCCCAGCGGATCGAAGCGAAGCCGGAGATCGACGGCGAAGACTACGATGCGGCTCTGGTGCTCTGCACCAAGCACAAGGGCGAGAACGAGGCCAATCTCGCCGCTGCGATCGCCCGCACCCGGCTCGGCGGCCTGATCGTCGTTGCCGGCGCCAAGGAAGACGGCATCCAGCCGCTACGCAAGCGGATGGAAGGTTTCAATATTGCCGTCGACTATATGCCGAAATATCACGGCGTCGCCTTCTGGTTCGGCCGGCCGGCGGATGCAGACGAGATTATCTCCAAGCTGGCAAAGGCGCCGGTCCGCGTCGATGGTCGTTTCCAAGCGACTCCAGGCATGTTCTCGCATGACCGCATCGATGCAGGATCGGAGCTGCTGGCGTCGCGCCTGCCTGAGGATTTCACCGGCGACGTTGCGGATTTCGGCGCCGGATGGGGCTATCTCTCCGTCGAGCAGGCGCAGAAGTCGCGTGGACTGACGCGTCTCGACCTCTACGAGGCCGATCACGCGGCTTTGGAGGCTGCCAGGGGTAATCTGGCTAAGAACTGCCCGAACGCGCCTGCACGCTTCTTCTGGCACGATCTGGCGGGTGAGCCGGTCAAAGACAAATACGATCTCGTCATCATGAACCCACCCTTCCATGAGGGACACGCGGCCGATCCGGCGCTCGGCCAGGCAATGATCAAGACGGCCGCATCCGCCCTTCGCGGCGGCGGCCGCCTGCTGCTCGTCGCCAATCGCGGCCTGCCATACGAGCCAGTTCTGGCGGCGAATTTCAAGGAAAGCGGCGAAACCTGCCGCAACGCCCGGTTCAAGGTTCTCTGGGCGAAGAAATAG
- a CDS encoding Polyribonucleotide nucleotidyltransferase (KEGG: ret:RHE_CH00111 polynucleotide phosphorylase/polyadenylase~PFAM: 3' exoribonuclease; Polynucleotide phosphorylase, phosphorolytic RNA-binding, bacterial/organelle-type; RNA binding S1 domain protein; Exoribonuclease, phosphorolytic domain 2; KH type 1 domain protein~SMART: RNA binding S1 domain protein; KH domain protein): MFDTHTVEIEWAGRPLKLETGKIARQADGAVLATYGETVVLATVVSAKAPKAGQDFFPLTVNYQEKTYAAGKIPGGYFKREGRPSEKETLVSRLIDRPIRPLFPEGYKNDTQVVVTVIQHDLENDPDVLSMVATSAALTLSGVPFMGPVGGARVGYINGEYVLNPHLDEMDESSLDLVVAGTYDAVLMVESEAKELNEDIMLGAVMFGHKGFQPVLDAIIKLAEVAAKEPRDFQPADYSALETEMLGLAEGELREAYKITQKADRYAAVDAVKAKVKAHFLPEEGEAKYTAEEVGAIFKHLQAKIVRWNILDTKSRIDGRNLETVRPIVSEVGLLPRTHGSALFTRGETQAIVVATLGTGEDEQYVDSLTGMYKERFLLHYNFPPYSVGETGRMGSPGRREIGHGKLAWRAIRPMLPTPEQFPYTLRVVSEITESNGSSSMATVCGTSLALMDAGVPLAKPVAGIAMGLILEGDRFAVLSDILGDEDHLGDMDFKVAGTADGITSLQMDIKITGITEEIMKVALGQAQGGRVHILGEMSKAITESRGQLGEFAPRIEVMNIPVDKIREVIGSGGKVIREIVEKTGAKINIEDDGTVKIASSSGKEIEAARKWIHSIVAEPEIGQVYEGTVVKTADFGAFVNFFGARDGLVHISQLASERVAKTQDVVKEGDKVWVKLLGFDERGKVRLSMKVVDQATGQEIPNEKKKEEAAE; encoded by the coding sequence ATGTTTGATACACACACAGTGGAAATCGAGTGGGCTGGCCGCCCGCTGAAACTCGAAACCGGCAAGATCGCCCGTCAGGCCGACGGCGCCGTTCTCGCCACCTACGGCGAAACCGTCGTTCTCGCCACCGTCGTTTCGGCCAAGGCGCCGAAGGCCGGCCAGGACTTCTTTCCGCTCACCGTCAACTACCAGGAAAAGACCTATGCCGCCGGCAAGATCCCCGGCGGCTATTTCAAGCGCGAAGGCCGTCCGAGCGAAAAGGAAACCCTGGTTTCCCGCCTGATCGACCGCCCGATCCGCCCGCTCTTCCCTGAGGGCTACAAGAACGACACGCAGGTTGTCGTTACCGTTATCCAGCATGACCTCGAAAACGATCCCGACGTGCTGTCGATGGTTGCCACCTCGGCTGCGCTGACGCTGTCCGGCGTTCCCTTCATGGGCCCCGTCGGCGGTGCGCGCGTCGGCTACATCAACGGCGAATACGTTCTCAACCCGCATCTCGACGAGATGGACGAATCGAGCCTCGACCTCGTCGTCGCCGGCACCTATGACGCCGTGCTGATGGTGGAATCCGAAGCCAAGGAACTTAACGAAGACATCATGCTCGGCGCCGTCATGTTCGGCCACAAGGGCTTCCAGCCGGTTCTCGACGCGATCATCAAGCTCGCCGAAGTGGCCGCCAAGGAGCCGCGCGACTTCCAGCCGGCAGACTACTCCGCTCTCGAAACCGAAATGCTCGGCCTTGCCGAAGGTGAACTTCGCGAAGCCTACAAGATCACCCAGAAGGCTGATCGCTACGCCGCCGTCGACGCCGTCAAGGCGAAGGTGAAGGCGCATTTCCTCCCCGAGGAAGGCGAAGCCAAGTACACGGCCGAGGAAGTCGGCGCGATCTTCAAGCATCTGCAGGCGAAGATCGTCCGCTGGAACATCCTCGACACCAAGAGCCGCATCGACGGCCGCAACCTCGAAACCGTTCGTCCGATCGTTTCGGAAGTCGGCCTTCTGCCGCGCACCCACGGTTCGGCACTCTTCACCCGCGGCGAAACCCAGGCGATCGTGGTTGCCACGCTCGGCACCGGCGAAGACGAGCAGTATGTCGACAGTCTGACGGGCATGTACAAGGAGCGCTTCCTGCTCCATTACAACTTCCCTCCCTACTCGGTTGGCGAGACCGGCCGCATGGGCTCCCCGGGTCGCCGCGAAATCGGCCACGGCAAGCTCGCATGGCGCGCGATCCGTCCGATGCTGCCGACGCCTGAGCAATTCCCCTACACGCTGCGCGTCGTCTCCGAGATCACCGAGTCGAATGGTTCGTCCTCGATGGCGACCGTCTGCGGTACCTCGCTCGCTTTGATGGACGCCGGCGTTCCGCTGGCAAAGCCGGTTGCCGGTATCGCCATGGGTCTGATCCTGGAAGGCGATCGCTTCGCTGTCCTGTCCGACATTCTCGGTGACGAAGACCACCTCGGCGATATGGACTTCAAGGTCGCCGGTACCGCCGACGGCATCACCTCGCTGCAGATGGACATCAAGATCACCGGTATCACCGAAGAGATCATGAAGGTCGCCCTTGGCCAAGCCCAGGGCGGTCGTGTCCACATCCTCGGCGAAATGTCCAAGGCCATCACCGAAAGCCGCGGCCAGCTCGGCGAATTCGCTCCGCGCATCGAAGTCATGAACATCCCGGTCGACAAGATCCGTGAAGTCATCGGCTCCGGCGGCAAGGTCATTCGCGAAATCGTCGAAAAGACCGGCGCGAAGATCAACATCGAGGATGACGGCACCGTCAAGATCGCCTCGTCTTCGGGCAAGGAAATCGAAGCGGCCCGCAAGTGGATCCACTCGATCGTCGCCGAGCCTGAGATCGGCCAGGTCTACGAAGGCACGGTCGTCAAGACCGCCGACTTCGGCGCCTTCGTCAACTTCTTCGGTGCCCGTGACGGCCTCGTCCACATCTCGCAGCTCGCTTCCGAGCGTGTTGCTAAGACGCAGGACGTCGTCAAGGAAGGCGACAAGGTCTGGGTCAAGCTGCTCGGCTTCGACGAACGCGGCAAGGTTCGCCTGTCGATGAAGGTCGTCGACCAGGCCACCGGCCAGGAAATCCCGAACGAGAAGAAGAAGGAAGAAGCGGCCGAATAA
- a CDS encoding ribosomal protein S15 (TIGRFAM: ribosomal protein S15~PFAM: ribosomal protein S15~KEGG: rec:RHECIAT_CH0000149 30S ribosomal protein S15) encodes MSITAERKSALIKEYATVEGDTGSPEVQVAILTERINNLTEHFKDHKKDNHSRRGLLTMVSSRRSLLDYLKKKDEGRYSKLITSLGIRR; translated from the coding sequence ATGTCGATCACTGCTGAGCGCAAGTCTGCGCTGATCAAGGAATATGCGACCGTTGAAGGCGATACCGGTTCTCCGGAAGTCCAGGTCGCTATCCTGACCGAACGCATCAATAACCTGACCGAACACTTCAAGGACCACAAGAAGGATAACCATTCCCGCCGTGGCCTGTTGACGATGGTTTCGAGCCGCCGCTCGCTTCTTGATTATCTCAAGAAGAAGGATGAAGGCCGCTATTCCAAGCTGATCACCAGCCTGGGTATCCGCCGCTAA
- a CDS encoding alpha/beta hydrolase fold protein (PFAM: alpha/beta hydrolase fold~KEGG: rec:RHECIAT_CH0000150 putative hydrolase protein): protein MRVTAIGILTFFSMFLAVTGAQSAERWAELPAFPSMPVAKTSGMAEVNDIKMYYAEYGEGDPILFIHGGLGNAEVWGHQVADFAKDHRVIVADSRGHGRSTRSQQPFGYDLMTSDYVALLDYLKIDKVTLVGWSDGGIIGIDMAMKHPEKLTRVIAQAANVTTDGVKADVMDNKTFNDYINVAGEQYRKLSPTPNEYDAFVKQISEMWATQPAWTAADLGKISVPVTLAIGDHDEAVKLDHTEMMAKQIPGAKLVILKDVSHFAMLQDPAAYDGMVRGAMAGR, encoded by the coding sequence ATGCGCGTAACTGCTATCGGAATCCTGACGTTCTTTTCGATGTTTCTCGCCGTCACCGGCGCTCAATCCGCCGAGCGCTGGGCCGAGCTTCCGGCCTTTCCTTCGATGCCGGTGGCAAAGACGAGCGGCATGGCCGAGGTGAACGACATCAAGATGTATTACGCCGAATACGGCGAAGGCGACCCCATCCTGTTCATTCATGGCGGTCTTGGAAATGCCGAGGTCTGGGGTCACCAGGTCGCCGATTTTGCCAAGGATCATCGGGTCATCGTTGCCGACAGCCGCGGCCATGGACGTTCGACGCGCAGCCAGCAGCCCTTCGGCTATGACCTGATGACATCGGATTATGTGGCACTTCTCGACTATCTGAAGATCGACAAGGTGACGCTTGTCGGATGGTCGGACGGCGGCATCATCGGCATCGACATGGCGATGAAACACCCGGAAAAATTGACCCGCGTCATTGCCCAGGCAGCCAACGTCACAACAGACGGCGTCAAGGCTGACGTCATGGACAACAAGACCTTCAACGACTACATCAACGTCGCCGGCGAGCAGTACCGGAAGCTTTCGCCGACGCCGAACGAATACGACGCCTTCGTCAAGCAGATCTCCGAAATGTGGGCAACCCAGCCGGCCTGGACGGCCGCCGATCTTGGCAAGATCTCGGTGCCAGTCACACTTGCCATCGGCGATCATGATGAAGCCGTAAAGCTCGACCATACGGAAATGATGGCAAAACAGATTCCGGGCGCCAAACTCGTTATCCTGAAAGATGTGAGCCATTTCGCCATGCTGCAGGATCCTGCAGCCTATGACGGGATGGTCCGGGGCGCCATGGCGGGCCGTTGA